Below is a window of Leucoraja erinacea ecotype New England chromosome 11, Leri_hhj_1, whole genome shotgun sequence DNA.
tggggaaggagagagtggaggggagggaatgcaggttacttcgaataggccctttggccctcattTTGCAGTGCTAATttgatctgcctgcacgtgatccatatccctccatgccctgcatatccatgttcctgtctaaaagcCCCTTGACCACTAGTGTATATGAATGagggacctgaaacttcacctatccgcgttcttctgagatgctgcctgacccgatgagttattcccgcactttgtgtctttttttgtaattcagaatctgcagttccttatttctgcaGTCATATTTgcgtccaccaccacccctggcaacactctgtgtgtaaaaacataccctgtacatcttttcccctctcgccttggaagttatgccctctagtacttgacagaataaaatgatatacctttagaaagatgaggaggaatttctttagccagagggtggtgaatctgccaaattcattgccccagacagctgtggaggccaaatcattgggtattttaaagtgGACATTGACTGGCTCTTGATTACAAagacatagaaaagaggtgcaggagtaggccattcggcccttcgagccagcattgccattcaatatgatgatccaactccgtatcctgtacctgccttctctccataccccctgatcccttttgccacaagggccacatctaactccctcttaaatatagccaatgaactggcctcaactaccttcagtagcagagaattccagagatttaccactctctgtgtgaaaaatgttttcctcatctcggttctaaaagatttcccccttatccttaaactgtgaccccttgttctggactaccccaacatcgggaacaatcttcctgcatctagcctgtccaaccccctaagaattttgtaagtttctataagatctcccctcaatcttctaaattctagcgagtacaagccgagtctatagtctttcttcatatgaaagtcctgacatcccaggattagtaagtgtgttaaaggttacagggagaaggcatgagagttgggctgagagggaaacagatcagccatgatcaaatggcggcatagactcaatgggccgaatggcctaattctgctccctatgtcttatggccttataccaaagatagacacaaagtgctggagtaactcaacgggtcgggcagcatctctggaaaacatgggtaggtgaagtttcggggcagactcagtaggccaaagggcctgtttccatggtgtatgtcaaaattaaactaaatctctgcagcccttccagcttgacaacatctttcctataacagggtgaccaaaagtgGACTGGACTGAAAATCCAGGAGTGGGCATATTgaactcctctcctcccctcccctcccccacccaccccgctcCCCGGCACTTACCTGTTGAAACACCGGTAGGTTTGGAGCTTGGGGTTCGGAGGGGCTTCTGGAAGCTCGTTGATCATCATGTCGATGACATGGGTCTGGTATCCCAGCTGCTCTGTCCAGGGCGACTGGTATGACCTTGGGATGGCCGTGATGTTGAACTTCTCTGGTGGGATTTCCTTCAGCGGACCGGAGTAACCTGGAGAGTCAAGGGCAGAGGACCATTAAATCCAGATgtggacaccaggaactgcagatgctggtttacggaaAAAATGATCCAAGTGCTGTAgtaacagtggatcaggcagcatctctggcgaatgtggatacgtgatgttttgggacTTCAGGCTGATAATCTTGGCTGTTGAGACCATCCTCTCAACCCAAGGGACCATTGATCTCCATCTAGGGACGAATGATCTCCTCCACACAATGGACCATTGATTCCCCTCCACCCAGTGACCATCCATCTTCACCCTGGGACCAATAATTTCCTCCACACAGGGACCATTGATCTGCTCCACTCAGAGACCATTGATATTCATACATCTTGGTACCATTGACATCCACCCAGGGACCATTGATTCCCATCCACCCTGGGACCATACATCTCCTCTCCCCTGTAACCATCGATCTCCACCCAAGAACCATTGGCCCTCCTCCTTCCAGGGACCATTGCTCTCCCTCCTTCCAGCGACCACTGATATTCCTAGAAACTTGTCACAATTGACTTCCTCCCACGGACAATTTATTCTCCTCCACTTTGGGACCATCTATCTCCTCCACCCACATTAATTCCCTTCCACCCTGAGACCATTGATCTGCTCCACCCAGGGCCCATTGATATTCCTACACCAAGGAAAATTCTTTCCCCTCCACCCTGGAACCATCTATCTCCTCTGCCCAGGGACCATTGATCTCCTCCACTCTGGGACCATTGATCTGTTCCAATCAGGGACCATTGAGATTCTTACACCTTGACACCATTGACCCAAGGACAATTTATCCCCCTCCATTCTGGGACAATATATCTCCTCCACCTAGAGACCATTGATTCCCCTCCACCCTGGAACCATCTATCTCCTCCATCCTGGTACCATCAATTTCCTCCACCTAGGGACCATAGATCTCCTCCACCGATTAACCATTGATTTCCCTTCTGCCCTGAGACCATTGATCTCCTCCACCCTGGGACCATCGCGGTATGGGAGGTCGTAACCTGGAGCGATGATGCTGGGGTTCAGCACGACGTTGATGTTCTTGGCCGCGGAGAGCCTGCCGAAGGGTTTTGGAGCCACGGCCGGGCCAGGATGCTTGCCGCGATGGGCGATGTGGACCTCCGACCGGTAGTTTTCCTTCATCCCATCAACGTTCTGCGGAGCAGGGAAGCAGCGTTAGAGATATGGGTGGACGGCAgggttgttttagtttagttccgtttcGAGAGACAGCgcgaaaacgggcccttcggcccaacgagtccgcgccgacctgtacTAGCACTAGCGTACATACTATGGACAAAGTACAATTGTTACCTAAGGCAATTAGCCCACAATcccggacatctttggagtgtgggaggcaacccacacggtcacagggacaacttgcaaactccgtacagacagcacctgtagtcgggatcgaacccgggcctctggcgctgaaatGTAGCAACTGTGCCGCCTGTTGTGAGAGATGGTGCACAGCCCAAACCCCCTTGGCACACCGGCAACTAAACAGGGatttgggttaacgtatgaggagcgtttaatggcactgggcctgtactcgctggagtttgaaaggagaggggacctcattgaaacttaccgaatagcgaaaggcctgaagagagtggatgtagagaggatgtttccacgattgggagaatctaggaccagagggcacggcctcagaataaaaagatgtacctttagaaaggagatgaagcgGAATTTCTTCAACCAGAGGATGGTgattctatggaattcattgacacagatggcggtggatacAATGTCATTGggtatgtcagtggagattgatccatgtacctgtccaattgtcttttaaatgttattataatacctgcctcaactacctcgtctggcagctcgttccatacaccatgtgtgaaaaagttgcctctctagTTCCCAGATGGTAACATGCTTTACAATATCCTTAAAATGTTTGCTGATAGTTCCATAGACTAAAAACCAACATTTCCCTGGGACCATCAATGTTCCTCCACATAGGGTTCAATGGTCTTTCTCTACCCTGAGACCTGAGACCATTGATCTTCCTCCACACTGGAACCACTGATCTTCATCCACCCAGGGACCATTTGGTCTCCACCCATGGACCATTGATCTGCTCCACGCTGGGTTCATAGATCCTCTTCTACCGATGAACCACCAATCTTCCTCCACACTAGAACCACTGATCTTCCTGCACCCAGGGACCATTGGTCTTCCTCCACCTGTCCATTGATGTCTCTCCACCCAGTAACCATCAATCTCCTCCAGATGGGGTTCATTGATCTTCACCCAGTGACTATGGATCTTTCTCCACCCTGGGACCACAGATGTTTCTCCACCCATGGACAATTGATCTCTACCCAGGGGCCACCaatcctttacccccccccccccccccccccctcctcatgaaCCCAGTCAATGATCGTCACGGAGGCGTTAGTTTACCATGTGTCCCTGGCCAGGATATCCCGCAGCGTTCATGCCACCGAGGCCACTCCTTCCTGGCGCTCTTCCTACCCCTTCCACCGTGAACTTGTCGACTCTCTTCTGCCTCATCTGGAACATCTTGGATCCCTTGTTGGCGAAGAGGGAGAGTTCCTCcatcatcaggtcctggggaacACTCACCTTCTTGCCCAGGTCAAGTTGCACTATTGCTGAAAAACACGGAGGGGTGTAGAGGATGGAGAAGACAACTTAATCGGCAGGAACCAGAGGTGGTTGAATGGCACACAAACCCAAAATCAATACagaaatgcaggaaacactcagcatcCCGAA
It encodes the following:
- the LOC129701565 gene encoding myozenin-2, with amino-acid sequence MMSHDSLIRERKEKASAIAREAHGGAIVQLDLGKKVSVPQDLMMEELSLFANKGSKMFQMRQKRVDKFTVEGVGRAPGRSGLGGMNAAGYPGQGHMNVDGMKENYRSEVHIAHRGKHPGPAVAPKPFGRLSAAKNINVVLNPSIIAPGYSGPLKEIPPEKFNITAIPRSYQSPWTEQLGYQTHVIDMMINELPEAPPNPKLQTYRCFNRAAIPFGGCGRLFSVPELENMETPEETVAPDVSRLTNRPSFNRRARGWTGPPLPESADL